The following are encoded together in the Neomonachus schauinslandi chromosome X, ASM220157v2, whole genome shotgun sequence genome:
- the LOC110581467 gene encoding glycine receptor subunit alpha-4, whose protein sequence is MTTLVPATFSFLLLWTLPGQVLLRVALAIEEVKSGTEGSQPMSPSDFLDKLMGRTSGYDARIRPNFKGPPVNVTCNIFINSFGSVTETTMDYRVNVFLRQQWNDPRLAYQEYPDDSLDLDPSMLDSIWKPDLFFANEKGANFHEVTTDNKLLRIFKNGNVLYSIRLTLILSCPMDLKNFPMDIQTCTMQLESFGYTMNDLVFEWLEDAPAVQVAEGLTLPQFILRDEKDLGYCTKHYNTGKFTCIEVKFHLEWQMGYYLIQMYIPSLLIVILSWVSFWINMDAAPARVGLGITTVLTMTTQSSGSRASLPKVSYVKAIDIWMAVCLLFVFAALLEYAAVNFVSRQHKEFIRLRRRQRRPRMEEDIIQESRFYFHGYGLGHCLQARDGGPMEGSGIYTPQPPAPLLREGETIRKLYVDQAKRIDTISRAVFPFTFLIFNIFYWVVYKVLRSEDIHQAL, encoded by the exons ATGACAACTCTCGTTCCTGCaaccttctccttccttctcctctggacCCTGCCAGGGCAGGTCCTCCTCAG GGTGGCCTTGGCAATAGAGGAAGTTAAATCTGGGACCGAGGGGTCCCAGCCCAtgtccccctctgatttcctggATAAGCTTATGGGGCGAACATCTGGGTATGATGCTAGGATTCGACCCAATTTTAAAG GCCCACCTGTGAACGTGACTTGCAACATCTTCATCAACAGTTTTGGCTCTGTCACCGAGACTACTATG GACTATCGGGTGAATGTCTTCTTGCGGCAACAGTGGAATGACCCGCGCCTAGCTTACCAAGAATATCCTGATGACTCTTTGGACCTTGATCCCTCTATGCTGGATTCTATCTGGAAGCCAGACCTGTTCTTTGCCAATGAGAAAGGGGCCAACTTCCATGAGGTGACCACAGACAACAAGTTACTGCGCATCTTCAAGAATGGGAATGTGCTCTACAGCATCAG GCTGACCCTCATTTTGTCCTGCCCAATGGACCTCAAGAACTTCCCCATGGACATCCAGACATGCACCATGCAGCTGGAGAGCT TTGGCTACACCATGAATGACCTCGTGTTTGAGTGGCTGGAAGATGCTCCTGCTGTCCAAGTGGCTGAGGGGCTGACTCTGCCCCAGTTTATCTTGCGAGATGAGAAGGATCTAGGCTACTGTACCAAGCACTACAACACAG GGAAATTCACCTGCATTGAGGTAAAGTTTCACCTGGAGTGGCAGATGGGCTACTATCTGATTCAGATGTACATCCCCAGCCTACTCATCGTCATCCTGTCCTGGGTCTCCTTCTGGATCAACATGGATGCCGCCCCTGCCCGTGTGGGCCTAGGCATCACCACTGTGCTCACCATGACCACTCAGAGCTCTGGCTCCCGGGCCTCTTTGCCTAAG GTGTCCTACGTGAAGGCAATCGACATCTGGATGGCTGTGTGCCTGCTCTTCGTGTTCGCTGCACTACTGGAGTACGCTGCTGTCAATTTTGTCTCTCGTCAGCATAAGGAATTCATACGACTTCGAAGAAGGCAGAGGCGCCCACGCATG GAGGAAGATATCATCCAAGAAAGTCGCTTCTATTTCCATGGCTATGGCCTGGGCCACTGCCTGCAGGCAAGGGATGGAGGTCCAATGGAAGGTTCTGGCATTTATACCccccaacctccagcccctcttctAAGGGAAGGAGAAACCATACGGAAACTCTACGTGGACCAAGCCAAGAGGATTGACACCATCTCCCGGGCTGTCTTCCctttcactttcctcatcttcAACATCTTCTACTGGGTTGTCTATAAAGTGCTACGGTCAGAAGATATTCACCAGGCACTGTGA